A genomic stretch from Theobroma cacao cultivar B97-61/B2 chromosome 4, Criollo_cocoa_genome_V2, whole genome shotgun sequence includes:
- the LOC18603250 gene encoding dCTP pyrophosphatase 1: protein MGEEKENAEGRVVDISLKDLSKRLEEFARARDWEKYHSPRNLLLAMVGEVGELSEIFQWRGEVDKGLPNWQQSDKEHLGEELSDVLLYLIRLSDICGIDLGDAATKKLVKNAIKYPAKVL from the exons ATgggagaagagaaagagaatgcAGAAGGGAGGGTGGTTGACATTAGTCTGAAGGATCTCTCCAAAAGGCTTGAGGAATTTGCCAGGGCCAGAGACTGGGAGAAGTACCACAGTCCTAGGAATCTACTTCTTGCTATG GTTGGAGAAGTAGGAGAGCTATCAGAAATATTCCAGTGGAGAGGAGAGGTGGACAAAGGCTTGCCAAATTGGCAGCAATCAGATAAAGAGCATCTTGGAGAAGAACTTTCTGATGTGCTGTTATACCTCATTAGGTTGTCTGATATATGTGGCATTGATTTAGGGGATGCTGCTACCAaaaaacttgttaaaaatgCTATCAAATACCCAGCCAAGGTCTTGTGA
- the LOC18603251 gene encoding glycolipid transfer protein 1, with protein MEGTVFTPSLEGMQHIKSPQGEMLTKPFLEVCKLVLPVIDKFGTAMTLVKSDIGGNISRLEKKYQSDTTKYNYLYNMVKEEVECKTAKGSSSCTNGLLWLTRAMDYLVELFRNLLAHPDWTMAEACTDSYGKTLKKFHGWIASSSFTVAMKLAPDRKKFMEVIAGSGDVNADMEKFCSSFSPFLEENHKFLANFGLDDMKA; from the exons ATGGAAGGAACAGTGTTTACTCCTTCTTTAGAAGGAATGCAGCATATCAAATCTCCCCAAGGGGAAATGCTTACGAAGCCTTTCCTGGAAGTCTGCAAATTGGTTTTGCCAGTCATAG ATAAGTTTGGAACTGCTATGACCCTTGTAAAGAGTGATATTGGCGGTAACATATCG AggttggaaaaaaaataccaaTCTGATACCACTAAATACAACTACTTGTACAATATGGTGAAAGAAGAGGTTGAATGTAAAACAGCGAAAGGATCATCTAGTTGTACCAATGGTCTTCTTTGGTTGACAAG AGCAATGGATTACCTTGTAGAATTGTTCCGCAACTTACTTGCACATCCAGATTGGACAATGGCAGAAGCTTGTACAGACTCCTATGGCAAGACCCTGAAAAAATTTCATGGCTGGATTGCTAGTTCAAGTTTCACA GTTGCTATGAAGCTGGCTCCAGATAGGAAGAAGTTCATGGAAGTGATAGCTGGCTCGGGAGATGTTAATGCTGACATGGAgaaattttgttcttctttctctccatTTCTTGAGGAGAATCACAAGTTTCTG GCTAACTTTGGTTTGGATGATATGAAGGCTTGA
- the LOC18603252 gene encoding CRIB domain-containing protein RIC5 encodes MKGLLRGFRYISHMFDEKEPEMQIGLPTDVKHVAHIGMDGPSANKPSWMTEFNSAPELSAVPINSNRQVRPSEAGNHDSSLPPLGNERQKKSRRKPSIGNGSPIGSPKVSEKHSRRQRSSNLSMDSPGRDSPCHGRRHQNSSRGIESSSQEQTDIPKKSRRKKSKGSLGGSSGSSRSKDQNSLPDIVELGP; translated from the exons ATGAAGGGTCTTCTAAGAGGTTTCAGATACATCTCCCACATGTTTG ATGAAAAAGAACCAGAGATGCAAATAGGGCTTCCCACAGATGTAAAGCATGTTGCTCATATTGGTATGGATGGTCCTTCTGCCAATAAGCCGAGCTGG ATGACAGAGTTCAATTCTGCTCCGGAGCTCTCAGCAGTGCCTATAAATAGTAATCGACAAGTGAGGCCTTCGGAAGCAG GAAATCATGACTCTTCATTGCCACCTCTTGGCAATGAGAGGCAAAAGAAGTCAAGGCGCAAACCATCAATAGGCAATGGCTCGCCTATAGGTTCCCCAAAAGTCAGCGAGAAGCATTCTAGGCGCCAGCGTTCGTCAAACCTTTCAATGGATTCCCCTGGTCGAGATTCACCATGCCATGGAAGGCGGCACCAGAACTCAAGTCGTGGCATTGAATCATCTTCGCAAGAGCAGACTGACATCCCAAAAAAATCTCGACGAAAGAAATCAAAGGGATCATTGGGTGGATCTTCAGGATCATCAAGATCAAAAGATCAAAATTCTTTGCCTGATATCGTTGAGCTTGGACCTTGA
- the LOC18603253 gene encoding polyubiquitin, translated as MESSRARRPHFESSDEEITVYLKLMKTVACKVKPTETVKNFKALLLEKGIISDNIQDLFYAGQLLKDGERLVDHGIMRNSTLHLVLQDFIGVKLFVKIPSEQRTILVEARANETVQSIKSLIQVTEGIESDRFSLVYEGKLLEEDRTLSYLNVKNESTLHLVLCQKDVLSIYVKALTGEVVKLKVKVTFTVADVKAIVRSMLGASVGTLFYLGQQLEDSKTLACYDIKEESTLEMLHPLFQIFVRTWSGRTLTLDVQQSATVKDVKDKIFQKLKIPVHLQSIIFAGKRLEEGRDLASYSIQKHCTLCMVFAPSSTIVHMKVREISGYIFHFTTIRSVKEMIQLKNGVRVKEVLYKEAALCDDFSLEHYGIGRDTTLAIVY; from the exons ATGGAATCATCAAGAGCTCGAAGACCCCACTTTGAGTCCTCAGATGAAGAG ATAACTGTTTACTTGAAGCTCATGAAAACAGTGGCCTGCAAAGTTAAACCAACTGAAActgtaaaaaatttcaaagcaTTATTACTTGAGAAGGGAATCATTTCTGACAATATTCAGGATCTTTTCTATGCTGGTCAACTGCTCAAGGATGGTGAAAGGCTAGTTGATCATGGTATTATGAGGAACTCCACTCTCCATCTAGTTCTCCAGGATTTTATTGGAGTGAAATTATTTGTCAAAATACCATCAGAACAGAGGACCATTCTGGTGGAAGCAAGGGCTAATGAAACTGTCCAAAGTATCAAGTCACTGATCCAGGTGACAGAGGGGATTGAATCGGATCGGTTCTCGCTTGTCTATGAAGGCAAACTACTTGAAGAGGATAGGACTCTGAGCTATCTCAATGTAAAGAATGAGTCAACCCTTCATCTTGTTCTTTGCCAAAAGGATGTGCTGTCAATTTATGTGAAAGCACTAACTGGAGAAGTTGTGAAACTCAAAGTTAAGGTTACATTTACTGTGGCTGATGTCAAAGCAATAGTCAGGAGCATGTTGGGTGCCTCAGTTGGCACTTTGTTCTATTTAGGACAGCAGCTTGAGGATTCCAAAACCTTGGCGTGTTATGACATCAAAGAAGAGTCTACCCTAGAGATGTTGCATCCACTATTTCAGATTTTTGTTAGAACCTGGAGTGGTAGAACCTTAACTCTTGATGTACAGCAGAGTGCTACCGTCAAAGATGTGAAGGACAAGATTTTTCAGAAGCTGAAGATTCCTGTTCATCTTCAGAGTATTATATTTGCTGGAAAACGACTAGAAGAAGGACGTGATCTGGCCAGTTACAGCATCCAGAAGCACTGCACTCTCTGTATGGTTTTTGCACCCTCATCAACCATTGTCCATATGAAAGTAAGGGAAATTAGTGGCTATATATTTCACTTCACCACTATTCGTAGTGTGAAGGAAATGATACAATTGAAAAATGGAGTTCGAGTGAAGGAAGTACTGTATAAAGAGGCAGCATTGTGCGATGACTTTTCTTTGGAACACTACGGGATTGGCAGGGACACCACATTGGCTATTGTCTATTGA
- the LOC18603254 gene encoding polyubiquitin 9, with protein sequence MKPTSIQVKIPETIGNLKAKVREKKGNLENDQGFFFTGELLWIVPLTRTLPSILFPTVKIRLYVKVPSDDKIMAVKVKSSDTIQKIKSIALAKESIQGKQYSLYHAGIRLENFRTLAYYDIKEEGAS encoded by the exons ATGAAACCAACATCCATTCAGGTGAAGATACCTGAAACGATTGGAAATCTCAAAGCAAAGGTACGCGAGAAGAAAGGGAACCTTGAGAATGATCAGGGATTCTTTTTCACGGGTGAACTGCTATGGATTGTGCCATTAACAAGGACTCTACCGTCCATTCTGTTCCCCACAGTTAAGATACGGTTATATGTCAAAGTACCTTCAGATGATAAAATCATGGCCGTGAAAGTGAAGAGTTCTGATACAATTCAGAAGATCAAATCCATAGCTCTTGCCAAAGAGTCGATCCAGGGAAAGCAGTACTCTCTTTACCATGCAG GAATCCGGCTGGAGAATTTCAGGACCTTGGCCTATTATGACATTAAGGAAGAAGGTGCCAGCTGA
- the LOC18603255 gene encoding kinesin-like protein KIN-5D, translating to MAPTPSSSSKQGQTQMRTPQSKHRLNFSSTRTNPHPSPNPNSLARENPPGEHPVEVIGRIRNYPGDQKDKNPISFLQINPDNQTLRVRADIGYRDFSLDGISSSEEEDLDTFYKKFIESRINGVKMGAKCTIMMYGPTGSGKSHTMFGCSKQPGIVYRSLKDILGVHGEEESGGDGERLGVGTFVQVTVLEIYNEEIYDLLSSNGGGGFGIGWPKGGSGSKVKLEVMGKKAKNATFITGSEAGKISKEIQKVEKRRIVKSTLCNDRSSRSHCMIILDVPTVGGRLMLVDMAGSENIDQAGQVGFEAKMQTAKINQGNIALKRVVESIANGDSHVPFRDSKLTMLLQDSFEDDQSKILMILCASPDPKEIHKTICTLEYGAKAKCIVRGPHTPIKDKNEDSSSAVILGSRLAAMDQFIYKLQMENKMRERERNEAHKELLQKEEEVAALRALLQGKGSGVTEEDINSKVNERTQILKLELEKKLDECRRMAEEFVEMERRRMEERILQQQEEVEMLRRRLQEIEFELCHSREGNFEENEAKELDDGSSFAKRLIGIYGDEVPGMVKSMDLDMGDSEPSIRDVKHTVNQSESSSIQGYLNHPQAANHNSFALQFGSKACLSTVYEEEEVEEEEEHKENIEDEVVEKIIVEEKRVCSSGVVNRCTLGDDFNSLSLDSSPQKFESTPKWSDSGLTNESKDTASSRRLRIQNIFTLCGNQREISQQMKTPTPAKAMPENIDPHWSPVMIASDDAVVKRLNKENSPVQNVYLEVAGQSPASLMTASLKENQNPSNDCTDAQIEVFVKWEASKENPGKFITALKVVKDATLADLRKLIDIHLGADNQAFTFLVLGDPTGAPVPKENEATIRATKLPICNNGHLACLRPAKGVQIINHLPLSPLENKLPLTPSNRFSLQGDDLSPKLSPHLNSTPFITVRRN from the exons ATGGCTCCAACcccatcttcttcttcaaaacAAGGCCAAACCCAGATGAGAACACCCCAATCGAAGCATCGTCTAAACTTCTCATCAACAAGAACCAATCCGCACCCATCACCCAACCCAAACTCATTAGCCAGAGAAAACCCACCAGGGGAACACCCTGTAGAAGTCATCGGCAGAATAAGGAACTACCCTGGTGACCAGAAAGATAAAAACCCCATCTCATttctccaaatcaatcctgaTAACCAGACCCTCCGTGTCCGTGCTGATATCGGCTACCGGGATTTTTCCCTGGATGGGATTTCTTCTTCTGAGGAAGAAGATCTTGATACTTTTTACAAGAAGTTCATTGAGTCAAGAATCAATGGGGTGAAAATGGGAGCCAAGTGTACTATTATGATGTATGGACCAACCGGTTCAGGGAAGAGTCATACTATGTTTGGGTGTTCAAAGCAGCCTGGGATAGTTTATAGGTCATTGAAAGATATATTGGGAGTGCATGGGGAGGAAGAGAGTGGAGGGGATGGGGAAAGATTGGGAGTTGGAACTTTTGTTCAAGTTACTGTTTTGGAGATCTATAATGAGGAAATTTATGATCTTTTGTCAAGTAATGGTGGGGGTGGCTTTGGAATTGGATGGCCTAAAGGTGGCAGTGGATCTAAG GTGAAACTAGAAGTGATGGGAAAGAAAGCTAAGAATGCAACTTTCATAACTGGAAGTGAAGCTGGAAAGATTTCAAAAGAGATCCAGAAAgtagaaaagagaagaattgTCAAAAGCACTCTCTGCAATGACAGAAGTTCTCGAAGTCACTGCATG ATAATCCTTGATGTTCCAACGGTTGGAGGAAGGCTGATGCTTGTGGACATGGCAGGTTCTGAAAATATTGATCAAGCAGGTCAAGTTGGATTTGAGGCAAAAATGCAG ACAGCAAAGATAAACCAGGGAAACATAGCTTTGAAGAGAGTTGTTGAATCCATTGCAAATGGAGATTCTCATGTGCCCTTCAGAGATAGTAAGTTGACAATGTTGCTCCAG GATTCTTTTGAGGATGATCAGTCAAAGATTTTAATGATACTTTGTGCAAGTCCAGATCCCAAGGAGATACACAAGACAATTTGTACCCTTGAATATGGAGCAAAAGCAAAATGTATTGTTCGTGGTCCTCATACACCGATCAAGGACAAAAATGAAGATTCTTCATCTGCAGTTATTTTAGGATCCAGGCTAGCAGCTATGGACCagtttatatataaactaCAGATGGAGAACaagatgagagagagagagagaaatgaggCACATAAAGAGCTCttgcaaaaagaagaagaagtcgCAGCGCTACGAGCACTTCTGCAAGGGAAGGGTTCTGGGGTAACTGAAGAAGATATCAACTCAAAGGTAAATGAGCGTACACAGATACTAAAACTTGAGTTGGAGAAGAAACTAGATGAATGCAGGCGAATGGCTGAGGAATTTGTTGAAATGGAAAGGAGAAGAATGGAAGAAAGAATATTGCAACAGCAAGAAGAAGTTGAGATGCTAAGAAGGCGGTTGCAGGAAATTGAGTTTGAGTTATGCCATTCAAGGGAAGGAAATTTTGAGGAGAATGAGGCTAAGGAGTTGGATGATGGAAGCAGCTTTGCCAAAAGGCTAATTGGGATTTACGGTGATGAGGTCCCAGGGATGGTAAAGTCAATGGACCTAGACATGGGTGATTCAGAACCATctattcgtgatgtgaaacACACTGTCAATCAATCTGAAAGTAGTAGCATTCAAGGGTATCTGAATCATCCTCAGGCTGCAAATCATAATAGTTTTGCACTGCAGTTTGGTTCAAAAGCATGTCTGAGCACTGTTTATGAGGAAGAAGAAGTAGAAGAAGAGGAGGAACACAAAGAGAACATAGAAGATGAAGTAGTGGAGAAAATAATAGTAGAGGAAAAGAGGGTATGCTCAAGTGGGGTAGTTAATAGGTGTACTCTTGGAGATGATTTCAATTCATTATCGTTGGATTCATCTCCTCAGAAATTTGAATCAACGCCTAAATGGTCGGACTCTGGATTGACTAATGAATCAAAAGATACAGCCTCTTCCAGACGATTAAGGATCCAAAACATTTTTACTCTTTGTGGGAACCAAAGAGAGATTTCTCAACAAATGAAAACTCCAACACCTGCCAAAGCAATGCCTGAAAACATTGATCCTCACTGGTCCCCAGTAATGATTGCTTCAGATGATGCTGTTGTGAAAAGACTGAACAAGGAAAACTCACCAGTTCAGAATGTATATTTGGAAGTTGCGGGGCAAAGTCCAGCTTCTCTAATGACAGCATCTTTGAAGGAGAACCAAAACCCCTCCAATGACTGCACTGATGCCCAGATTGAAGTCTTTGTGAAATGGGAGGCATCTAAGGAAAATCCTGGAAAGTTTATCACAGCATTGAAGGTTGTAAAGGATGCAACACTTGCTGATCTCCGGAAGTTGATTGACATCCATCTTGGTGCAGACAATCAAGCTTTCACTTTTCTAGTGCTTGGG GATCCAACTGGGGCACCAGTGCCAAAAGAGAATGAAGCAACTATAAGGGCTACCAAACTGCCAATATGCAACAATGGTCATCTTGCTTGCTTACGTCCAGCAAAGGGAGTCCAGATAATAAATCATCTCCCATTGAGTCCCCTGGAAAACAAGCTTCCACTCACCCCAAGCAATCGCTTCTCGCTACAAGGTGATGATTTATCACCTAAGCTATCACCTCACCTCAATTCCACTCCCTTTATCACCGTTCGAAGAAACTAG
- the LOC18603256 gene encoding probable plastid-lipid-associated protein 6, chloroplastic codes for MASLSSILQTPTSIVSSSSTSNSLNLQQKGFPFLVKVDRRPERKRSFVLKSALDEVNVLDPPPPPSENAKSELIASLKLKLLSIVSGLNRGLAASEDDIQKADAASKELEAVAGPVDLSSDLDKLQGRWKLIYSSAFSSRTLGGSRPGPPTGRLLPITLGQVFQRIDVLSKDFDNIVELELGAPWPLPPLEVTATLAHKFELLGSANIKITFEKTSVKTKGNLSQLPPLELPRIPDALRPPSNTGSGEFEVTFVDSDTRITRGDRGELRVFVIS; via the exons ATGGCTTCTTTAAGTTCTATCCTTCAAACCCCGACTTCTATCGTTTCATCTTCCTCCACTAGCAACTCTCTCAatctccaacaaaaaggattTCCTTTTCTCGTTAAAGTTGACCGGCGTCCTGAGAGGAAGAGAAGCTTTGTTTTGAAGTCAGCTCTTGATGAGGTCAATGTTCTTGACCCACCACCTCCTCCCAGTGAAAATGCTAAAAGTGAACTCATTGCTTCTTTGAAGCTTAAATTACTG AGTATTGTTTCTGGGCTGAACAGAGGCCTTGCTGCAAGTGAAGATGATATTCAAAAGGCAGATGCTGCTTCCAAGGAGCTTGAAGCAGTTGCAGGACCGGTGGACTTATCTAGTGATCTCGATAAGCTGCAAGGGAGATGGAAACTGATATATAGCAGTGCATTCTCATCTCGGACCCTAGGTGGGAGTCGTCCTGGACCTCCCACTGGAAGGCTACTCCCCATAACTCTTGGCCAG GTCTTTCAGAGAATTGATGTCTTaagcaaagattttgataATATTGTGGAACTTGAACTGGGAGCCCCATGGCCCCTACCTCCACTTGAAGTGACAGCCACCTTAGCCCACAAATTTGAACTCCTAG GATCtgcaaatatcaaaataacaTTTGAAAAGACAAGTGTGAAAACAAAAGGCAACTTATCACAACTTCCACCCTTGGAATTACCTCGGATTCCAGATGCTTTGAGGCCTCCATCTAATACAGGGAGTGGTGAATTCGAAGTTACATTTGTTGATTCCGATACCCGAATCACCAGAGGAGACAGAGGCGAGCTCAGGGTTTTTGTCATCTCATAA